The nucleotide sequence AGATTTTTTCTTGGCAAGTTCAGCGTGTTGTAACACCGATACCATTTTTAAGAATAATGGACGAGGAACTCCAACGAGTCGTTTAAATTCCCCATCATTAAATCGAGTTAAATTTTCATATTTCATGGGGCTAGTATAAACAATTTTTTACTTTCGCAAGAGATCTAATAATAAGAACAAAGGACAAGAAAAAATGAGTTACACCTTAAAAATGCATCGTGTGTTTAGTGCACCACCGGAGCGGGTGTATCGTGCCTTTGTACATCCGGATGCACTGGCCAAATGGCTGGCACCACATGGCTTTATTGCCAAAGTAGAACATGCGGAAGTCAAACCCGGCGGCAGCTATAAAACGACCTTTACCAATTTTTCTACCGGAACCCAACATCATTTTCATGGCATTTATCATGAGGTCATTCCCAATCAGCTGCTGCGCTATACCGATCAGTTTTCTACCCCCGAATTGCAGGGTGAAATAGAGGTCACGATCATCTTTGAAAAAGTGTCAATCGGTACCGGTTTACACATTATTCAGGTGGGTTATCCGGATGTGGTGCCGCCAGCGGTATGTCATTTGAGTTGGCAGGAATCACTGCAACTCCTGTCTTTGCTGGTTAATCCGCAGATTTCAGACAATTAATTCCTTGGATCTCCTGTGTTGGTTTCATCCCAATGTCCTCTCCATCAGCGCGCCTGACAAAAATGCTATACTGTGAGCTTATTTGTTTCATTTATTTAATTTTTCTCTTTTTTCGAGGTTCTTATGGGTCTGCCAAACTGTCCAA is from Acinetobacter lwoffii and encodes:
- a CDS encoding SRPBCC domain-containing protein, whose product is MSYTLKMHRVFSAPPERVYRAFVHPDALAKWLAPHGFIAKVEHAEVKPGGSYKTTFTNFSTGTQHHFHGIYHEVIPNQLLRYTDQFSTPELQGEIEVTIIFEKVSIGTGLHIIQVGYPDVVPPAVCHLSWQESLQLLSLLVNPQISDN